One Setaria viridis chromosome 5, Setaria_viridis_v4.0, whole genome shotgun sequence genomic region harbors:
- the LOC117855541 gene encoding transcription factor bHLH62 → MNCGPPDQLPPASAPSCFLNLNWNQSMAAAAAAGDHLDPALSSMVSSPTSNSMAAAATDGLALHGISPQPQYGGTRLSSPPKLNLSMMGQFHHYPPPQVGGAGPSGLPILENLMPMGHLDQFLADPGFAERAARLSGFDGRTGGSGYGAVPGQFGLPEAGPVGALKELELGNGRDESSVSDPASASAEMALKAPSDGNAKKRKSSGKGKGKDGPGSAAAKDLAKEESSGKRCKSADEGNGAEDNSAKGKAAQSNSENGGKKQGKDTSKPPEPPKDYIHVRARRGEATDSHSLAERVRREKISQRMKLLQDLVPGCNKVVGKAVMLDEIINYVQSLQRQVEFLSMKLATVNPQLDFNNLPNLLPKDIQQSCGPLQNSHFPLETSGAPLPYLNQTHQGSPLGCSLTNGMDNQSNMHPLDPAFCQQMNSQHRFLNGVSDAASQVGTFWQDDLQSVVHMDIGQNQEIAATSSNSYNGSLQTVHMKMEL, encoded by the exons ATGAACTGTGGGCCGCCCGACCAGCTGCCGCCCGCATCGGCGCCGTCGTGCTTCCTCAACCTCAACTGGAACcagtccatggccgccgccgccgcggccggcgaccACCTCGACCCGGCGCTCAGCTCGATGGTCTCCTCCCCGACGTCCAACTcgatggccgccgcggcgactgATGGCCTCGCTCTGCACGGGATCTCGCCCCAGCCGCAGTACGGCGGCACGCGTCTCAGCTCTCCCCCGAAGCTCAACCTCTCTATGATGGGCCAGTTCCACCActacccgccgccgcaggtggGCGGCGCCGGACCCAGCGGCTTGCCAATCCTTGAGAACTTGATGCCGATGGGCCACCTGGACCAGTTCCTCGCCGACCCAGGCTTCGCCGAGCGCGCGGCGAGGCTCTCCGGCTTTGACGGCCGCACCGGTGGAAGCGGGTACGGCGCCGTCCCGGGACAGTTCGGCCTCCCGGAAGCCGGCCCCGTCGGTGCATTGAAGGAGCTGGAGCTCGGGAACGGCCGGGACGAGTCATCAGTGTCCGATCCGGCGTCGGCCAGCGCGGAGATGGCGTTGAAAGCCCCTTCCGACGGCAATGCAAAGAAGCGGAAGTCCAGCGGGAAGGGGAAAGGAAAGGACGGCCCTGGGTCCGCCGCCGCAAAGGATCTCGCCAAG GAGGAATCCAGCGGGAAGCGGTGCAAATCCGCGGACGAGGGCAATGGCGCGGAGGACAACTCCGCCAAGGGGAAGGCCGCGCAGAGCAACAGCGAGAATGGCGGCAAGAAGCAGGGGAAAGACACATCGAAGCCCCCCGAGCCGCCCAAGGACTACATCCATGTCCGGGCGAGGCGCGGTGAGGCGACAGACAGCCACAGCCTCGCTGAGAGG GTGAGAAGAGAAAAGATCAGCCAGAGGATGAAGCTGCTGCAGGATCTTGTGCCGGGTTGCAACAAG GTGGTTGGCAAGGCAGTCATGCTGGATGAAATCATAAACTATGTGCAGTCCTTGCAACGGCAAGTCGAG TTCCTGTCCATGAAATTGGCCACTGTGAATCCCCAGCTGGACTTCAACAATTTGCCTAACCTCCTTCCTAAAGAT ATACAGCAGTCCTGCGGCCCGTTGCAGAACTCGCATTTCCCACTGGAGACCTCAGGTGCACCGCTGCCATACCTTAACCAGACACACCAGGGGAGCCCTCTAGGTTGCAGCCTAACCAATGGCATGGACAACCAAAGTAATATGCACCCACTTGACCCGGCATTTTGCCAGCAGATGAACTCTCAACATCGTTTTCTCAATGGAGTTAGCGACGCCGCCTCGCAG GTTGGGACTTTCTGGCAAGATGATCTCCAAAGTGTAGTTCACATGGATATCGGGCAAAATCAGGAAATTGCGGCCACCTCCTCAAACAGCTACAATG GTTCGTTGCAAACAGTCCACATGAAAATGGAGCTTTGA